A single genomic interval of Brevibacillus brevis harbors:
- a CDS encoding M23/M56 family metallopeptidase produces the protein MDWQWLSLTLNQAFTWTLYNSIEASLLVLLILLCQQLGKKHFPIRWHHAVWFLLLWKLAVPWSIDSTISLYNWLPTSSWTSMQEAHPPTEPIVLATEALNRHESAFQSDASLVNKASFSWISLLSLIWICGVTIFAGTMTLSTYRLLSPLKNDEFVQDVAILRVFSQCQKQMGISKSIPLRMSPQMTSPALMGIWRPQIWLPTNLLDKLNEHELRHIFLHELAHWKRRDIPVNSVMSVLLILNWFNPLLWYAASRMRQDQEMACDALALTYLQETEVPRYGYTMIKMLELYACPKQIRFTAGFSSSKKQVKRRIEMIRHFQKRAYTWTLSGIVVVLALGVFTLTDAKKALGNEATFAVPAEGTIKSPIDQAIGLRIVNDLNTPVQAAAAGKVVKAEYDTKTGKGNQVILEHEGGYQTVYSHLEKLEVTAGVAVTQGQLIGLLGSTGRSTGPHLAFQILENGIPVDPTKLLVDIEAKE, from the coding sequence GTGGATTGGCAATGGCTCTCACTCACCCTCAATCAAGCATTTACATGGACACTGTATAACTCCATCGAGGCCAGTCTTCTTGTGCTCCTGATCTTGCTCTGCCAGCAGCTCGGCAAAAAGCATTTCCCCATCCGCTGGCACCATGCCGTGTGGTTCCTGCTTCTCTGGAAGCTCGCGGTTCCTTGGTCGATAGACAGCACGATCAGTTTGTATAACTGGCTACCTACTTCGTCCTGGACATCCATGCAGGAAGCACACCCGCCTACAGAACCGATTGTTCTCGCAACTGAGGCACTAAATCGGCATGAATCTGCCTTCCAATCAGATGCCTCTTTAGTAAACAAAGCGAGCTTTTCCTGGATCAGCCTGCTTTCTCTCATCTGGATCTGCGGTGTCACCATTTTCGCTGGCACCATGACTCTCAGTACATACCGATTGCTCTCTCCGCTAAAAAACGATGAGTTCGTACAGGATGTAGCCATTTTGCGCGTCTTTTCCCAATGCCAAAAACAGATGGGCATCTCCAAATCCATTCCCCTGCGCATGAGTCCCCAGATGACAAGCCCTGCCTTGATGGGAATCTGGCGACCGCAAATCTGGCTGCCCACAAATCTTTTGGACAAGCTCAACGAGCATGAGCTGCGCCACATCTTTTTGCATGAGCTGGCGCATTGGAAAAGAAGAGATATTCCTGTAAACAGCGTCATGAGCGTGCTGCTGATCCTCAACTGGTTCAACCCGCTGTTATGGTACGCTGCTTCCCGCATGCGTCAGGATCAGGAAATGGCTTGTGATGCCTTGGCTTTGACTTATTTGCAGGAGACAGAGGTACCCCGCTATGGATACACCATGATCAAAATGCTCGAGCTGTATGCCTGTCCCAAACAGATTCGCTTCACAGCCGGGTTCTCCAGCTCCAAAAAACAGGTGAAAAGGAGAATAGAAATGATTCGTCACTTTCAAAAACGGGCTTATACGTGGACCCTATCTGGTATTGTGGTCGTCTTGGCTTTAGGCGTCTTCACTTTGACTGATGCAAAAAAAGCACTAGGGAACGAGGCTACCTTCGCCGTCCCCGCAGAAGGTACAATCAAAAGCCCTATTGATCAAGCAATCGGCTTGAGAATCGTAAACGACCTGAATACGCCCGTTCAGGCAGCAGCGGCTGGCAAGGTAGTCAAGGCTGAATACGATACAAAGACAGGGAAAGGCAACCAGGTCATTCTGGAGCATGAAGGCGGGTATCAAACCGTTTACTCTCATTTGGAAAAGCTGGAGGTCACCGCTGGAGTTGCTGTGACCCAAGGCCAGCTCATTGGTCTGTTGGGAAGTACGGGACGCAGTACGGGACCGCATCTTGCTTTTCAGATTCTCGAAAATGGTATACCTGTTGATCCGACGAAGCTGTTAGTAGACATAGAAGCAAAAGAATAA
- a CDS encoding MFS transporter produces the protein MNNVWLLSFVSFFTDMGTYMVTPLIPIFLASSGPMIIGIIDGVSEALTSLLKFVSGYVSDRSKKRKSLAILGYGLSGIGRIVLVIASSWVGVFVWKLIDRTGKGIRTAPRDAIISEAGGKRKQGRSFGLHQMMDMLGAAIGIGIAYLLLTMDGNKDFQSVFLYSLVPVGIGFCLLFAIKEKRENTKVISREPKTKPSWKKLNRETKQLLLIIMLFTVANSSNSFLLLRATDLGLSATSVLLLYLVLHLVASLFSYTSGAISDRFGHKVILTVGYILYGFVYIGFGMVSSITGLWLLFILYGFYIALTKGIEKSLVASSAPKDLKATSLGMYSMVTGIGLLPASLLTGWVWQEFGAATSFYLNGCIALVTALILYKVLSGNKQDLSTNQ, from the coding sequence ATGAATAACGTATGGCTGCTCAGCTTCGTCAGTTTTTTCACAGACATGGGTACATACATGGTTACCCCGTTAATTCCGATCTTTCTTGCCTCTTCGGGTCCGATGATTATCGGGATCATCGATGGAGTTTCCGAGGCTCTGACCAGTCTGCTCAAGTTCGTCTCAGGTTATGTTTCCGATCGTTCCAAGAAACGAAAATCGTTAGCCATACTGGGTTACGGACTATCCGGGATCGGCAGGATAGTCCTTGTAATAGCCAGTTCATGGGTAGGTGTTTTTGTCTGGAAGCTGATCGATCGTACCGGTAAGGGAATACGAACAGCTCCCCGCGATGCGATCATCTCGGAAGCAGGGGGAAAACGAAAGCAAGGACGCTCATTTGGCTTGCATCAAATGATGGATATGCTCGGGGCGGCGATTGGAATCGGCATCGCATATCTCCTATTAACGATGGATGGAAATAAAGATTTCCAGAGTGTTTTCTTGTATTCATTGGTTCCTGTCGGCATTGGCTTCTGCCTGCTCTTTGCCATCAAGGAGAAGCGGGAAAATACGAAGGTGATTTCGCGTGAACCGAAAACAAAACCAAGCTGGAAGAAGTTAAATCGTGAGACCAAGCAATTGCTTTTGATCATTATGCTGTTTACGGTTGCCAATTCGTCCAATTCTTTTTTATTGCTGCGAGCAACTGATCTCGGGCTTTCTGCTACGAGTGTATTGTTGCTGTATTTAGTCCTTCATTTGGTTGCTTCGCTGTTTTCCTACACATCAGGTGCCATTTCCGATCGGTTCGGACACAAAGTCATTTTAACCGTTGGCTATATCCTTTATGGCTTCGTATATATTGGATTCGGAATGGTGAGCTCGATAACAGGCTTATGGTTGTTATTCATTCTGTATGGTTTTTATATCGCGTTGACGAAGGGAATAGAAAAGTCATTGGTTGCGTCCTCTGCACCGAAAGATTTGAAAGCAACATCACTGGGCATGTACTCGATGGTTACAGGAATCGGTTTGTTGCCTGCATCCCTTCTTACCGGTTGGGTATGGCAAGAGTTTGGCGCGGCGACCTCTTTTTATCTGAACGGTTGTATTGCCTTGGTGACTGCACTTATTCTGTACAAGGTGCTTTCAGGTAACAAACAAGATTTGTCTACGAATCAATAA
- a CDS encoding arylamine N-acetyltransferase family protein, translating into MSELNALFRKRIGMPENETITFDTLDRLLDLTALAIPFENLCIVEERTSVISRQSVMEKLLVRNEGGLCYELNPMLYFFLLENGFDAHLTRGVVYRHDVGEYYTIGRTHATILLTHEGQTYLLDTGFGSNLPLKPVPLTGETVSSRNGEFRIKKEQTEYGDYVLEMKLRHKDKDWRIGYTFDSQKLVTDETELNEIQTIIANHEQSPFNKSPLLTQLTERGNVTLTSTSFTQWVDGVVTKEEIDKARFKELAKQHFGL; encoded by the coding sequence ATGAGTGAGCTGAATGCCTTATTTCGGAAAAGAATCGGTATGCCAGAAAACGAAACAATTACCTTCGATACATTGGATCGCCTCCTTGATCTGACAGCATTGGCGATTCCTTTTGAAAACCTGTGCATTGTGGAAGAGCGAACGAGCGTAATCTCCAGACAGTCCGTCATGGAGAAGCTACTGGTCAGAAACGAAGGCGGTCTTTGCTACGAGCTCAATCCGATGCTCTATTTCTTCTTGCTGGAAAATGGCTTTGACGCCCATCTGACTCGCGGAGTTGTTTACAGGCATGACGTTGGCGAGTATTACACGATTGGTCGGACGCATGCCACGATTTTGCTTACACATGAGGGGCAAACGTATTTGCTCGACACGGGCTTCGGTTCGAACCTGCCGTTGAAGCCTGTTCCGTTAACCGGAGAGACCGTCTCTTCGCGCAATGGTGAGTTTCGGATCAAGAAAGAGCAGACGGAGTATGGCGATTATGTACTCGAAATGAAGCTGCGGCACAAGGATAAGGACTGGAGGATCGGCTATACGTTTGATTCGCAGAAGCTGGTGACGGATGAAACGGAATTAAACGAGATTCAGACGATTATCGCTAACCATGAACAGTCTCCCTTCAACAAAAGCCCTTTGCTTACGCAACTGACAGAGAGAGGCAATGTTACGTTGACGAGTACGTCCTTTACGCAATGGGTGGATGGAGTCGTTACCAAAGAGGAAATCGACAAGGCGAGATTCAAAGAGCTGGCGAAACAGCATTTTGGGTTGTAA
- a CDS encoding sigma-54 interaction domain-containing protein has protein sequence MVSLDLCKPAIEKVITSISDILNVDAAVINERGLLVVSTERYLKQKGENVHVPSIEFVLAKGQYVVDKPGSMEMCKGCRFLDSCPAKVELLSSIKVANHAIGVVSLTSFTKEGQNRLSKHTERYQQILTEVSEMITAIVQSHATRQIESSHDSIRLLEGALDTVADAYFTFDRSGNVIHTNASARRLLSQHELLPAEISRMLLPSLSGMAAHSLPIANCLVDKLDAPTEATPIIVNNQLIGGVLRVQRGSLTVPRLIDHQGSRSSGKTDSLAQIVGNSPAIKQVKEMAMKIGNSSSTVLITGETGTGKGHLAKAIHEASTRAFYPFVAINCASIPENLFESELFGYEDGAFTGAKKGGKPGRFELAEGGTLFLDEIGDMPLSLQAKLLRVLQEKVVERIGGTRSFPINVRIIAATNQNLEELVEKKAFRADLFYRLNVIPIHVPSLAERKEDIELLAVSFMEKYGEQAGRTFFGIAREAMSLLTHYHWPGNVRELENAIEYAMNMEQDTVLTADSLPPRLRARPTVAPSHSGPAIKARVADAQADAIRASLQKHGSDLKGKQRVAEELGIGLRTLYRKLKLLGI, from the coding sequence ATGGTTTCGTTGGATCTGTGCAAACCAGCCATCGAAAAGGTCATTACAAGCATTTCAGATATATTGAACGTAGATGCTGCGGTAATTAACGAGCGCGGCCTCTTGGTCGTGAGTACAGAGCGCTATTTGAAACAAAAAGGCGAAAACGTGCATGTGCCCTCGATTGAATTCGTGTTGGCAAAAGGTCAGTATGTGGTAGACAAACCCGGCTCCATGGAAATGTGTAAAGGATGCCGTTTTCTCGACAGTTGCCCCGCCAAAGTCGAACTGCTCTCCTCTATTAAGGTAGCCAATCATGCAATCGGGGTCGTTTCCCTCACATCCTTTACGAAGGAAGGTCAAAATCGCCTGTCCAAGCATACAGAGAGATACCAGCAAATCCTGACAGAAGTCAGCGAGATGATTACGGCGATTGTACAGTCCCATGCGACGAGACAAATCGAATCGTCTCATGACTCTATACGGCTGTTGGAGGGAGCGCTGGATACCGTTGCCGATGCGTATTTCACCTTTGACCGAAGTGGCAATGTCATTCACACGAACGCCAGCGCGCGTAGACTGCTGTCCCAGCATGAGCTGCTGCCAGCGGAGATTTCACGGATGCTGCTGCCGTCGTTATCCGGGATGGCTGCGCATTCCTTGCCGATCGCCAATTGTCTCGTTGACAAGCTGGATGCTCCGACCGAGGCCACTCCGATTATCGTCAACAATCAGCTCATTGGCGGTGTGCTTCGCGTGCAGAGGGGATCGTTAACTGTTCCGCGTTTGATCGATCATCAAGGGAGTCGTTCGTCTGGCAAAACGGATAGCCTGGCTCAAATCGTGGGAAACAGCCCAGCCATCAAACAGGTCAAAGAAATGGCGATGAAAATCGGTAACAGCAGCTCTACGGTACTGATTACCGGAGAAACAGGGACAGGCAAAGGACATCTGGCAAAAGCGATTCACGAGGCAAGCACGCGAGCATTCTATCCGTTTGTCGCGATCAATTGCGCCAGCATTCCGGAAAATCTGTTCGAGAGCGAATTGTTCGGATACGAGGACGGTGCGTTTACCGGAGCCAAAAAGGGAGGAAAGCCAGGGCGGTTCGAATTGGCAGAGGGAGGTACGCTTTTTCTGGATGAGATCGGCGATATGCCACTCTCGTTGCAGGCCAAGCTGCTGCGAGTCTTGCAGGAAAAGGTCGTGGAACGCATCGGCGGCACACGGTCGTTTCCCATCAATGTACGAATCATCGCGGCGACGAATCAGAACCTGGAGGAGCTCGTGGAGAAAAAAGCGTTTCGTGCCGACTTGTTCTATCGGTTGAACGTTATTCCAATACACGTCCCGTCACTCGCAGAGCGCAAGGAAGACATCGAGCTCTTGGCTGTTTCATTTATGGAGAAGTACGGAGAGCAAGCAGGACGTACCTTCTTCGGAATAGCTCGGGAGGCAATGAGCCTGCTCACGCACTATCACTGGCCGGGCAATGTGCGGGAGCTGGAAAACGCCATCGAGTACGCCATGAACATGGAGCAAGACACGGTTCTGACTGCGGACAGCTTGCCTCCGCGCCTTCGTGCTCGTCCTACAGTGGCTCCTTCGCATTCAGGTCCAGCTATCAAAGCAAGGGTCGCCGATGCACAAGCGGACGCCATTCGCGCTTCGCTGCAAAAGCATGGCAGCGATTTGAAAGGAAAGCAGCGGGTAGCAGAAGAACTCGGGATCGGGCTTCGCACCTTGTATCGGAAGCTAAAGCTGCTTGGTATTTAA
- a CDS encoding SDR family NAD(P)-dependent oxidoreductase, translated as MVNTNEVFNLQGKVALVTGAASGIGLATAKRLAQFGVNVMLLDINEELGEKAAQEIVADGGSARYFTCNVVSQQDCRAVTQAIEEAYGRIDILFNNAGVIRRKTVVELEEDDWDLVVDVSLKGAYNLSKFVIPVMAKTGGGSIINTGSGWGIKGGDKAAAYCAAKAGVVNLTRAMAIDHGPENIRVNCVSPGDTDTPLLREEARQLEKDEGAFLVSSAQGRPLERLGSPQDIANAVLFFASDLSSWVTGSVLVVDGGGLA; from the coding sequence ATGGTAAACACGAACGAGGTATTCAATCTGCAAGGAAAGGTAGCCTTGGTGACAGGTGCTGCTTCCGGTATCGGACTTGCAACAGCGAAACGACTGGCCCAATTCGGAGTAAACGTCATGCTGCTTGATATCAACGAGGAGCTCGGGGAAAAGGCGGCACAAGAAATCGTAGCGGATGGCGGGTCAGCCCGTTATTTTACATGCAATGTAGTTTCCCAACAGGATTGTCGTGCAGTAACGCAAGCGATCGAGGAAGCTTACGGTCGCATCGATATTTTGTTCAACAACGCAGGCGTGATCAGAAGAAAGACAGTCGTCGAGCTGGAAGAAGACGATTGGGATCTGGTCGTCGATGTCTCCTTGAAGGGTGCTTACAACCTCTCCAAATTCGTCATTCCTGTCATGGCGAAAACAGGAGGAGGCAGCATCATTAACACAGGCTCTGGCTGGGGCATCAAGGGCGGTGACAAGGCGGCGGCCTACTGCGCGGCAAAAGCAGGCGTCGTCAATCTGACACGGGCAATGGCGATTGACCACGGTCCGGAAAACATCCGTGTGAATTGCGTGTCACCCGGCGATACCGACACACCTCTGTTGCGTGAAGAAGCGCGCCAGCTTGAAAAAGATGAAGGAGCATTCCTCGTCTCCTCCGCCCAAGGGCGTCCGCTGGAGCGTCTCGGTTCTCCGCAAGATATTGCCAATGCTGTCCTATTCTTTGCCAGCGACTTGTCATCCTGGGTGACGGGCTCCGTACTGGTCGTCGACGGCGGCGGTTTGGCTTAA
- the gcvPA gene encoding aminomethyl-transferring glycine dehydrogenase subunit GcvPA, translating to MSVQRYAHPYIPNSAPAVKEKMLAEIGFSSIEDIYADIPGELRLKEKMNIPKALTEYELERHVNQLMNKNQTTKENISFLGAGCWPHFVPAVCDEINSRAEFVTAYAGEPYEDKGRFQALFEYQSLVAELVDMDVVNVPTFDWAQAASTALRMAARITNRTELLVSKNIHPDKLLIIKNYTSPDLTVTLIDFENETGRLDLNDLKAKLSVDTAAVYFENPTFLGSVEVHGQMIADLAHAAGAICVVGVDPISLGVMESPANYGADIVCGDLQPLGVHMHYGGGQSGFIATHDDPTYVMEYPSRLFGIAPTEVEGEYGFGDVAYDRTSFAKREKGKESVGTQTALWGITAGVYLATMGPVGMEEVGQGIMQRSQYAAKQLSSIPGAEAKFSAPFFKEFVIDFSQTGKTVKDINAALLAKGIFGGVDLTEHYPELGQCALYCVTEVHTQEDIDTLVAAIKNIV from the coding sequence ATGAGCGTACAGCGTTATGCCCACCCGTATATTCCGAATTCTGCACCTGCAGTTAAAGAGAAAATGCTTGCCGAAATCGGCTTTTCCAGCATCGAGGATATCTATGCGGACATTCCCGGGGAGCTGCGCCTAAAAGAAAAAATGAACATCCCGAAAGCTTTGACCGAATACGAGCTGGAACGCCACGTCAACCAGCTCATGAACAAAAACCAAACCACAAAAGAAAATATCAGCTTTCTCGGCGCAGGTTGCTGGCCGCATTTTGTTCCGGCTGTTTGTGATGAAATCAACTCCCGCGCAGAGTTCGTGACCGCGTATGCTGGCGAGCCTTACGAAGACAAGGGGCGCTTTCAGGCGCTGTTCGAGTATCAAAGCCTCGTAGCTGAGCTGGTCGATATGGATGTCGTGAATGTTCCGACCTTTGACTGGGCACAGGCCGCTTCGACTGCTCTGCGCATGGCAGCACGCATTACCAACCGTACAGAACTTTTGGTCTCGAAAAATATCCATCCCGACAAGCTCTTGATCATCAAAAACTACACGTCTCCTGATCTTACCGTCACCTTGATCGATTTTGAGAACGAAACAGGCAGACTTGACCTGAATGATCTAAAAGCAAAGCTCAGTGTAGATACAGCAGCAGTTTACTTCGAAAACCCGACCTTCCTCGGCTCCGTGGAAGTACACGGGCAGATGATTGCGGACTTGGCTCATGCAGCCGGTGCCATTTGCGTAGTCGGCGTCGATCCCATCTCTCTTGGCGTGATGGAATCTCCGGCGAATTACGGCGCGGACATCGTGTGCGGAGATTTGCAACCGCTCGGCGTACACATGCATTACGGCGGTGGGCAATCCGGCTTTATCGCGACGCATGACGACCCGACCTACGTCATGGAATATCCGTCCCGCCTTTTTGGAATCGCTCCGACAGAGGTCGAAGGCGAATACGGCTTCGGAGATGTCGCGTACGACCGCACCTCTTTTGCCAAACGCGAAAAAGGCAAGGAGTCCGTCGGAACGCAAACCGCGCTATGGGGCATTACCGCAGGCGTGTACTTGGCGACGATGGGACCCGTGGGCATGGAAGAAGTCGGGCAAGGCATCATGCAGCGCTCCCAATACGCCGCCAAGCAGCTCTCTTCCATTCCCGGCGCCGAGGCCAAATTCTCCGCTCCTTTCTTCAAGGAGTTCGTGATCGACTTTTCGCAAACAGGCAAAACCGTCAAAGACATCAACGCTGCGCTTCTCGCCAAAGGAATTTTCGGCGGAGTTGATTTGACTGAACACTACCCGGAATTGGGTCAATGTGCACTCTACTGCGTCACGGAGGTTCATACCCAGGAGGATATTGATACACTCGTTGCCGCAATAAAAAACATCGTGTAA
- the gcvPB gene encoding aminomethyl-transferring glycine dehydrogenase subunit GcvPB, whose amino-acid sequence MKTSEGTIGKMKRIPRDHKVRRFHQAKWDEPVIFELSQPGERGVEVPPVEPQIVETVGDGISQLPDSLRRKKRPNLPEISQYRVIRHYSRISQEVLGSDFNVEIGQGTCTMKYSPKINERFVRSPKMAELHPLQDESTVQGMLEMTYQLDLYLREISGMDKFSFQPGSGTQALFTQASIVRKYHESRGEGEQRNEFITTHFSHPSQAATAAVKGFKIIYVPADENGYPDLEALKGLVSERTAAFAVANPEDTGIYNSRIKEFTDVVHAAGGLCCYDQANANGLLGITRALEAGFDMCFFNLHKTFSVPHACGGPATGAIGVTAELAPFLPGPIVDFDGERYFYKRDLKNSIGKVRSFYGVPPAVLRSYAWVRALGADGLREVAEIACLNNNYLYHKILQIRGASAPYIQGRRLEQVRYSWQQLKEDTGITTYDVQRRMVDFAHHYWTSHHPYVVPEPFTLEPTESYSMAELDEYIAALTHISQEAYENPEIVKTAPHNSTGHRVLESVLDDPDQWCITWRAYLKKTAQN is encoded by the coding sequence ATGAAAACATCCGAAGGAACAATCGGCAAAATGAAACGGATTCCGAGAGACCATAAGGTACGCCGCTTTCACCAAGCAAAGTGGGATGAGCCTGTCATTTTCGAGCTGAGCCAGCCCGGCGAGCGTGGCGTCGAGGTCCCGCCCGTCGAGCCACAAATTGTGGAGACCGTAGGCGATGGCATCTCTCAGCTACCAGACAGCCTGCGGCGAAAAAAACGGCCGAATCTTCCCGAGATCAGTCAGTACCGCGTGATCCGTCATTACTCCCGCATTTCGCAGGAGGTTCTGGGGTCGGATTTCAACGTAGAGATCGGGCAAGGCACCTGCACGATGAAATACTCCCCGAAAATCAATGAACGCTTCGTGCGCTCGCCGAAAATGGCGGAGCTGCATCCGCTGCAAGACGAATCCACTGTCCAAGGGATGCTGGAGATGACCTATCAGCTCGATCTGTACCTGCGCGAGATTTCGGGAATGGACAAATTCTCGTTCCAACCGGGCAGCGGCACACAGGCGTTGTTTACCCAGGCCTCTATCGTGCGCAAATACCACGAATCTCGCGGCGAAGGAGAGCAGCGCAACGAGTTTATTACCACCCATTTTTCCCACCCGTCCCAAGCCGCGACGGCAGCAGTCAAAGGCTTCAAAATCATTTATGTACCTGCTGACGAAAACGGCTACCCTGATCTGGAAGCGCTAAAGGGCCTCGTCTCGGAGCGCACCGCCGCCTTTGCCGTAGCGAATCCAGAGGATACAGGCATTTACAACTCCCGCATCAAGGAGTTCACAGACGTCGTTCACGCCGCAGGAGGGCTGTGCTGCTACGACCAAGCAAACGCCAACGGCTTGCTCGGCATTACACGCGCGCTGGAAGCAGGCTTTGACATGTGCTTCTTCAACCTGCACAAAACCTTCTCCGTCCCACACGCTTGCGGCGGACCTGCAACAGGTGCCATCGGGGTCACTGCCGAGCTTGCGCCATTCCTGCCAGGACCGATCGTAGACTTCGACGGAGAGCGTTACTTCTATAAGCGTGATTTGAAAAACAGCATCGGGAAAGTCCGCAGCTTTTACGGCGTACCACCTGCTGTCCTGCGCTCCTACGCTTGGGTCCGGGCGCTTGGTGCTGACGGCTTGAGGGAAGTTGCCGAAATCGCTTGCCTCAACAACAACTATCTCTATCACAAAATCCTGCAAATCCGCGGTGCGAGCGCACCCTATATACAAGGCCGACGCCTGGAGCAGGTTCGCTATAGCTGGCAGCAGTTAAAAGAAGACACCGGCATCACGACATACGATGTTCAGCGTCGGATGGTCGACTTTGCCCACCATTACTGGACCAGTCACCACCCGTACGTCGTGCCAGAGCCGTTCACTCTGGAACCGACGGAGTCTTACTCCATGGCAGAGCTCGACGAGTACATTGCGGCACTGACCCATATTTCACAGGAAGCCTATGAGAATCCGGAGATCGTCAAAACAGCACCGCACAATAGTACAGGTCACCGTGTCCTAGAGTCCGTGCTCGATGATCCTGATCAATGGTGTATCACTTGGAGAGCTTATCTGAAAAAGACGGCACAAAATTAG
- a CDS encoding ABC transporter substrate-binding protein — translation MRKKGLFPVTLLVSSLVLSILGGCASNAAPPQSPTNATPSTTPSTPSTTPEQPASDVKLKLVHEGKLTFAMSGLLKPLNYKDTNGVLTGFDVEIGNEIAKRIGLEANPVTNPWETILQGLKGGKYDAIIGSMTHTEERAKQVDFTEPYYISGGQIFIAETNDSIKTQDDLQGKVIGVVQASTHKEVAETLTDKTKVKGYPTDIYALQDLVPGRVDAVITDRVVGTSAIKNQGLKIKATGEVLNKENIAIAVTKDNPELTKKINEAIKAMIEDGTYEQISVKWFGSNLLK, via the coding sequence ATGAGGAAGAAAGGTTTGTTTCCTGTCACTCTTTTGGTCAGTTCGCTCGTGCTCTCTATTTTGGGAGGCTGTGCTTCCAATGCCGCCCCACCACAATCGCCAACAAATGCAACCCCTTCCACCACTCCCTCTACTCCCTCCACTACACCAGAACAGCCTGCTTCTGATGTGAAACTCAAGCTCGTCCATGAAGGAAAACTGACATTTGCGATGAGCGGTCTGCTCAAGCCACTCAACTACAAAGACACGAATGGCGTACTGACCGGATTCGATGTGGAGATCGGCAATGAGATCGCCAAACGGATCGGACTCGAAGCCAATCCCGTAACCAATCCGTGGGAAACGATTCTGCAAGGGCTGAAGGGCGGGAAATACGATGCCATTATCGGCAGCATGACGCACACAGAAGAACGTGCCAAGCAAGTAGACTTCACCGAGCCCTATTACATCTCCGGCGGGCAAATTTTCATTGCCGAGACCAATGACTCGATCAAAACGCAGGACGATCTGCAAGGCAAAGTCATCGGTGTCGTCCAGGCAAGCACTCACAAGGAGGTAGCCGAAACCTTAACGGATAAGACAAAAGTAAAAGGCTATCCCACAGACATCTACGCCTTGCAGGATCTGGTCCCCGGTCGGGTCGACGCCGTAATCACAGACCGTGTCGTCGGAACCTCTGCGATCAAGAATCAAGGTCTGAAAATCAAAGCGACAGGCGAGGTTTTGAACAAGGAAAACATTGCGATCGCCGTAACCAAAGACAACCCTGAGCTGACCAAAAAAATCAATGAAGCCATCAAAGCCATGATTGAAGACGGCACCTACGAGCAAATCAGCGTGAAATGGTTCGGATCGAACCTGTTGAAATAA
- a CDS encoding amino acid ABC transporter permease produces MGFVTSIIDIFTIHGKAFLEAAWITVSLTAVSLAMASVIGLVFAFFKVSGIIVLQKLADTYIFIVRGMPLIVQLMFLYYGISSVIVLSDFTAGALALGIHSGAYIAEIFRGAIQSIDRGQMEAARSLGMPYSLAMRRIVLPQAFKRAIPPLGNQFIIGLKDSSLVAYIAVTELFNRALSAQAENFMPFETYFVVGLYYLALVAIFSFLLNRVEKRLDTGRTSVSTPKPKEVAA; encoded by the coding sequence ATGGGTTTTGTAACCAGTATCATTGATATATTTACGATTCATGGAAAAGCTTTTTTGGAGGCCGCTTGGATTACCGTTTCGCTCACGGCTGTATCCTTGGCGATGGCCTCTGTGATCGGACTCGTCTTCGCCTTTTTCAAAGTATCCGGGATTATCGTCCTGCAAAAGCTGGCCGACACCTATATTTTTATCGTGCGCGGCATGCCGTTAATCGTCCAGCTCATGTTCCTCTACTACGGGATATCCAGTGTCATCGTGCTCTCTGACTTTACGGCAGGGGCACTCGCGCTTGGCATCCACTCTGGCGCTTACATTGCCGAGATTTTCCGGGGAGCCATCCAATCGATTGACCGTGGACAGATGGAGGCAGCACGTTCGCTCGGGATGCCGTATAGCCTGGCGATGCGTCGAATTGTTTTGCCACAAGCCTTCAAACGTGCCATTCCGCCGCTTGGCAATCAATTCATCATCGGACTGAAAGACTCTTCACTCGTCGCGTACATTGCCGTAACAGAGCTGTTTAACCGTGCCTTGTCTGCACAAGCAGAGAACTTCATGCCTTTTGAAACGTATTTCGTCGTCGGACTGTATTACCTCGCACTCGTCGCCATCTTTTCCTTTCTTTTAAACCGTGTGGAAAAACGTCTCGATACTGGTAGGACGTCCGTCAGCACTCCAAAACCAAAAGAGGTGGCAGCATGA